From a single Acidobacteriota bacterium genomic region:
- a CDS encoding VWA domain-containing protein, which yields MPCFASDAPAVFQFPLHPFCQSSISNGEESCRIDGLRAALHEVEVERPTSHSAVVGLKDKAVIPNKDFILKYDVAGQRIEDALLTHRSSPGEGFFTLILQPPERVIVRDVMPKELVFVLDTSGSMTGFPIEKAKETMKLALDGLYPQDTFNLITFSGDTSILFPEPVPATRENLAKAQALLLSRSGGGGTEMMKAVRAALDPSDAQDRVRIVCFMTDGYVGNDMEIISEVQKHPNARVFAFGIGNSVNRFLLDKMADEGRGEVEYVTLSDDGSAAAKRFHERVRNPLLTDISIDWSGLPVTDVYPKRLPDLFSAKPVIVSGRYTAGARGVIKLRGKVAGRDFARDVPVELSENESRHDVLATLWARTRIDDWMSQDYSGIQNSNARDDIREAITQLGLDSRLMTQFTSFVAVEEMTVTDGGEPRRIEVPVEIPEGVSHKGVFGEREQVFEMLQLKADLRAAPQSMPATVTGTARANASPPPPPPPAPKVKARTASGAGPFRGGGMGSGSGNGVGPGRGYNMGRGSPPAPLSPEEKKRQELLARLNPSIAAVIERLKNKNAQPAG from the coding sequence GTGCCCTGCTTCGCCAGTGACGCCCCGGCAGTTTTTCAATTCCCCTTGCACCCTTTTTGTCAAAGTTCCATATCAAACGGCGAGGAATCTTGTCGTATCGATGGGCTGAGGGCGGCGCTCCACGAAGTCGAAGTCGAACGGCCGACGAGTCACAGCGCGGTCGTCGGACTCAAGGACAAAGCCGTAATTCCAAACAAAGACTTCATTCTCAAATACGATGTTGCCGGGCAGCGCATCGAAGACGCCCTGCTGACCCATCGTTCGAGTCCGGGCGAAGGATTCTTCACCTTGATCCTTCAACCACCCGAGCGAGTGATCGTGCGAGACGTGATGCCCAAGGAACTGGTCTTTGTGCTCGACACGTCGGGCTCGATGACCGGCTTTCCGATCGAGAAGGCGAAGGAGACGATGAAGCTGGCGCTCGACGGGCTCTATCCGCAAGACACTTTCAACCTGATCACGTTCTCCGGCGACACCAGCATTCTGTTTCCGGAGCCGGTCCCCGCGACACGGGAGAATCTTGCAAAGGCTCAAGCGCTTCTGTTGTCGCGCTCGGGCGGCGGCGGGACCGAAATGATGAAAGCGGTTCGCGCCGCGCTCGATCCTTCAGACGCGCAAGACCGCGTTCGCATAGTTTGCTTCATGACCGATGGCTACGTCGGCAATGATATGGAAATCATCTCCGAAGTCCAGAAGCATCCGAATGCTCGCGTCTTTGCATTTGGAATCGGCAACTCGGTTAATCGATTCCTGCTCGACAAAATGGCGGACGAGGGCCGCGGCGAGGTCGAGTACGTTACGCTCAGCGACGATGGCTCGGCTGCGGCTAAGCGGTTCCACGAACGAGTTCGCAATCCGTTGCTCACGGATATCTCGATTGACTGGTCAGGCTTGCCGGTAACCGATGTTTATCCGAAGCGCCTACCCGACCTGTTCAGCGCGAAACCGGTGATCGTCAGCGGACGCTACACCGCGGGGGCGCGCGGCGTGATCAAACTGAGAGGCAAGGTTGCAGGCCGCGACTTCGCGCGCGATGTTCCCGTCGAGCTTTCAGAGAACGAATCGCGTCACGACGTGCTCGCGACGCTATGGGCTCGTACGCGCATCGACGATTGGATGAGTCAGGATTACAGCGGCATCCAGAATTCGAACGCGCGCGACGATATCCGCGAGGCGATCACGCAGCTTGGTTTGGACTCTCGATTGATGACCCAGTTCACGTCGTTCGTTGCGGTGGAAGAAATGACAGTGACGGACGGCGGCGAGCCCAGAAGAATTGAAGTGCCGGTCGAAATTCCTGAAGGCGTCAGCCACAAGGGTGTGTTCGGCGAACGCGAGCAAGTTTTTGAGATGCTGCAACTCAAAGCGGATCTACGGGCAGCTCCGCAGTCGATGCCGGCGACGGTGACCGGGACAGCACGAGCTAACGCGTCGCCGCCGCCTCCACCGCCTCCAGCGCCGAAAGTCAAAGCAAGAACAGCCTCAGGCGCAGGCCCCTTTCGCGGCGGCGGGATGGGCTCGGGAAGTGGCAACGGAGTTGGTCCCGGCAGAGGATACAACATGGGCCGCGGCTCGCCGCCCGCCCCGCTTTCGCCTGAGGAAAAGAAGCGGCAGGAGCTTCTCGCAAGGCTTAACCCGTCAATCGCGGCCGTCATCGAGCGGTTGAAGAACAAGAATGCACAGCCGGCCGGCTGA